The following are encoded in a window of Oncorhynchus keta strain PuntledgeMale-10-30-2019 chromosome 10, Oket_V2, whole genome shotgun sequence genomic DNA:
- the LOC118388328 gene encoding dolichyl-diphosphooligosaccharide--protein glycosyltransferase subunit 2-like isoform X1, translating to MIYLYIIGVDMAQPRVFCLVLLTVALGAQALTPSHHLSLSDVERLKGLLSQPFTDLASAYYSIVGLNKLGASVADENDACQFLKAQLDPMSVDSLFFAAEASQAISDCEMPVSNETRDILLAAVSEDSTVTQIFRAVSALSSLGLPLASQEVVAALVARIAKEDNVLAITTALQTATRLSQQAELGGILEEIEDLAARLDDLGGVYLQFEEGLEATALFVTAAYTLSDHADTEPPLKEDQVIQLVNSVFSKKSWDSRSEAFSVACAAAALSSNRFHVPVIVSTQGPATVSHSQPILHLLVTDILSNPLASANLLVESAQAVASKSVVLSQAPFSLRNGIFELNFMASQPSSGYYQFTVAVTGDSRLVANQVELKVKVSTEVAITNMDLSVVDKDQSIGTKTSRVDYPFKAKGSFTADSHQNFAMNFQLVDANTGVELTPHQTFVRFHNQKTGQEVVFVAEPDSKNLYKFELDTAERKSEFDSMSGTYVLHLIVGDATLENPILWNVADVVLKFLDEEAPAAIQSKTLYMPKPDIQHLFREPEKKPPTVVSNTFTALVLSPFLLLLILWFKLGANISNFSLSPSSVLFHVGHACMLGLMYVYWTHLNMFQTLKYLAIIGSLTFLAGNRMLAQKAVKRIAAEQSSRLAKYRSLR from the exons ATGATCTATCTATACATCATTGGAGTGGACATGGCCCAGCCTC GTGTGTTCTGCTTGGTCCTCCTCACCGTGGCTCTCGGGGCCCAGGCTCTGACCCCATCCCATCACCTCTCCCTGTCAGACGTGGAGAGACTTAAAGGCCTCCTGAGCCAACCCTTCACAGACCTGGCATCAGCATACTACTCCATCGTTGGTTTGAACAAGCTTGGAGCCTCAGTTGCTGATGAAAAT GATGCCTGTCAGTTTCTGAAGGCCCAATTGGACCCCATGAGTGTCGACTCCCTCTTCTTCGCTGCTGAGGCCAGTCAGGCCATCTCAGACTGTGAG ATGCCAGTATCCAACGAGACCCGTGACATCCTTCTGGCAGCAGTCAGCGaggactctacagtaacacagaTCTTCAGAGCTGTCAGCGCCCTCAGTTCCCTGGGGCTTCCTCTGGCTTCACAGGAAGTCGTCGCTGCCCTCGTCGCCCGTATTGCCAAGGAGGACAACGTCTTGGC GATCACTACTGCACTCCAGACTGCCACCCGTCTCTCCCAGCAGGCTGAGCTTGGAGGAATCCTGGAGGAGATTGAG GATCTGGCAGCACGATTGGATGACTTGGGTGGAGTGTACCTCCAGTTTGAGGAGGGACTTGAGGCGACCGCCCTCTTTGTGACAGCAGCCTACACACTGTCAGACCATGCGGACACGGAGCCTCCTCTGAAAGAG GACCAGGTGATCCAGCTGGTGAACTCTGTGTTCAGTAAGAAGTCCTGGGATTCCCGGTCTGAGGCGTTCAGTGTAGCCTGTGCTGCTGCAGCTCTCTCCAGCAACCGCTTCCACGTGCCAGTCATCGTCAGTACCCAGGGGCCTGCAACAGTCTCCCACAGCCAGCCAATCCTGCAT CTTCTGGTGACAGACATCCTGTCCAATCCTCTTGCCTCAGCCAATCTGCTGGTGGAATCTGCACAAGCTGTTGCCTCTAAGAGTGTTGTACTCAGCCAGGCACCTTTCTCCCTCAGAAA TGGCATTTTTGAACTTAACTTCATGGCTAGCCAGCCATCCAGTGGATATTACCAGTTTACTGTGGCTGTCACCGGGGACAGCCGATTGGTTGCCAATCAGGTTGAG CTGAAAGTGAAGGTGTCCACTGAGGTAGCCATCACTAATATGGACCTGTCTGTAGTGGATAAGGACCAGAGCATCGGCACCAAGACATCCAG GGTGGACTATCCCTTCAAGGCCAAGGGCTCCTTTACTGCAGACAGCCATCAGAACTTTGCCATGAATTTCCAATTAGTGGATGCCAACACTGGAGTAGAGCTCACTCCCCACCAG ACCTTTGTGAGGTTTCACAATCAGAAAACTGGCCAGGAGGTTGTGTTTGTTGCTGAGCCGGACAGTAAGAACCTTTATAAGTTTGAGCTGGACACAGCAGAGAGGAAGTCTGAGTTTGACTCCATGTCTGGGACCTATGTCCTCCACCTCATCGTGGGAGATGCCACCTTGGAGAACCCCATTCTGTGGAACGTGGCTGATGTTGTCCTGAAGTTCCTTGATGAGGAGGCCCCAGCAGCCATCCAGTCCAAGACCCTTTACATGCCCAAACCAGATATTCAG CACTTGTTCCGGGAGCCTGAGAAGAAGCCACCCACGGTGGTGTCTAACACCTTCACAGCCCTCGTCCTCTCTCCGTTCCTCCTGCTGCTTATTCTG tGGTTCAAACTCGGTGCCAACATCTCAAACTTCAGCCTCTCCCCCAGCTCTGTGCTCTTCCATGTGGGCCACGCAT GCATGCTGGGTCTGATGTACGTCTACTGGACTCACCTCAACATGTTCCAGACCCTCAAGTACCTGGCTATCATTGGCAGTCTTACCTTCCTGGCTGGAAACCGCATGTTGGCCCAGAAAGCAGTGAAGAG GATTGCTGCAGAGCAAAGTAGTAGGTTGGCAAAGTATAGGAGCCTGCGGTAA
- the LOC118388328 gene encoding dolichyl-diphosphooligosaccharide--protein glycosyltransferase subunit 2-like isoform X3, giving the protein MIYLYIIGVDMAQPRVFCLVLLTVALGAQALTPSHHLSLSDVERLKGLLSQPFTDLASAYYSIVGLNKLGASVADENDACQFLKAQLDPMSVDSLFFAAEASQAISDCEMPVSNETRDILLAAVSEDSTVTQIFRAVSALSSLGLPLASQEVVAALVARIAKEDNVLAITTALQTATRLSQQAELGGILEEIEDLAARLDDLGGVYLQFEEGLEATALFVTAAYTLSDHADTEPPLKEDQVIQLVNSVFSKKSWDSRSEAFSVACAAAALSSNRFHVPVIVSTQGPATVSHSQPILHLLVTDILSNPLASANLLVESAQAVASKSVVLSQAPFSLRNGIFELNFMASQPSSGYYQFTVAVTGDSRLVANQVELKVKVSTEVAITNMDLSVVDKDQSIGTKTSRVDYPFKAKGSFTADSHQNFAMNFQLVDANTGVELTPHQTFVRFHNQKTGQEVVFVAEPDSKNLYKFELDTAERKSEFDSMSGTYVLHLIVGDATLENPILWNVADVVLKFLDEEAPAAIQSKTLYMPKPDIQHLFREPEKKPPTVVSNTFTALVLSPFLLLLILWFKLGANISNFSLSPSSVLFHVGHACMLGLMYVYWTHLNMFQTLKYLAIIGSLTFLAGNRMLAQKAVKRLASK; this is encoded by the exons ATGATCTATCTATACATCATTGGAGTGGACATGGCCCAGCCTC GTGTGTTCTGCTTGGTCCTCCTCACCGTGGCTCTCGGGGCCCAGGCTCTGACCCCATCCCATCACCTCTCCCTGTCAGACGTGGAGAGACTTAAAGGCCTCCTGAGCCAACCCTTCACAGACCTGGCATCAGCATACTACTCCATCGTTGGTTTGAACAAGCTTGGAGCCTCAGTTGCTGATGAAAAT GATGCCTGTCAGTTTCTGAAGGCCCAATTGGACCCCATGAGTGTCGACTCCCTCTTCTTCGCTGCTGAGGCCAGTCAGGCCATCTCAGACTGTGAG ATGCCAGTATCCAACGAGACCCGTGACATCCTTCTGGCAGCAGTCAGCGaggactctacagtaacacagaTCTTCAGAGCTGTCAGCGCCCTCAGTTCCCTGGGGCTTCCTCTGGCTTCACAGGAAGTCGTCGCTGCCCTCGTCGCCCGTATTGCCAAGGAGGACAACGTCTTGGC GATCACTACTGCACTCCAGACTGCCACCCGTCTCTCCCAGCAGGCTGAGCTTGGAGGAATCCTGGAGGAGATTGAG GATCTGGCAGCACGATTGGATGACTTGGGTGGAGTGTACCTCCAGTTTGAGGAGGGACTTGAGGCGACCGCCCTCTTTGTGACAGCAGCCTACACACTGTCAGACCATGCGGACACGGAGCCTCCTCTGAAAGAG GACCAGGTGATCCAGCTGGTGAACTCTGTGTTCAGTAAGAAGTCCTGGGATTCCCGGTCTGAGGCGTTCAGTGTAGCCTGTGCTGCTGCAGCTCTCTCCAGCAACCGCTTCCACGTGCCAGTCATCGTCAGTACCCAGGGGCCTGCAACAGTCTCCCACAGCCAGCCAATCCTGCAT CTTCTGGTGACAGACATCCTGTCCAATCCTCTTGCCTCAGCCAATCTGCTGGTGGAATCTGCACAAGCTGTTGCCTCTAAGAGTGTTGTACTCAGCCAGGCACCTTTCTCCCTCAGAAA TGGCATTTTTGAACTTAACTTCATGGCTAGCCAGCCATCCAGTGGATATTACCAGTTTACTGTGGCTGTCACCGGGGACAGCCGATTGGTTGCCAATCAGGTTGAG CTGAAAGTGAAGGTGTCCACTGAGGTAGCCATCACTAATATGGACCTGTCTGTAGTGGATAAGGACCAGAGCATCGGCACCAAGACATCCAG GGTGGACTATCCCTTCAAGGCCAAGGGCTCCTTTACTGCAGACAGCCATCAGAACTTTGCCATGAATTTCCAATTAGTGGATGCCAACACTGGAGTAGAGCTCACTCCCCACCAG ACCTTTGTGAGGTTTCACAATCAGAAAACTGGCCAGGAGGTTGTGTTTGTTGCTGAGCCGGACAGTAAGAACCTTTATAAGTTTGAGCTGGACACAGCAGAGAGGAAGTCTGAGTTTGACTCCATGTCTGGGACCTATGTCCTCCACCTCATCGTGGGAGATGCCACCTTGGAGAACCCCATTCTGTGGAACGTGGCTGATGTTGTCCTGAAGTTCCTTGATGAGGAGGCCCCAGCAGCCATCCAGTCCAAGACCCTTTACATGCCCAAACCAGATATTCAG CACTTGTTCCGGGAGCCTGAGAAGAAGCCACCCACGGTGGTGTCTAACACCTTCACAGCCCTCGTCCTCTCTCCGTTCCTCCTGCTGCTTATTCTG tGGTTCAAACTCGGTGCCAACATCTCAAACTTCAGCCTCTCCCCCAGCTCTGTGCTCTTCCATGTGGGCCACGCAT GCATGCTGGGTCTGATGTACGTCTACTGGACTCACCTCAACATGTTCCAGACCCTCAAGTACCTGGCTATCATTGGCAGTCTTACCTTCCTGGCTGGAAACCGCATGTTGGCCCAGAAAGCAGTGAAGAG ACTTGCAAGTAAATGA
- the LOC118388328 gene encoding dolichyl-diphosphooligosaccharide--protein glycosyltransferase subunit 2-like isoform X2 codes for MWKLTLAGVFCLVLLTVALGAQALTPSHHLSLSDVERLKGLLSQPFTDLASAYYSIVGLNKLGASVADENDACQFLKAQLDPMSVDSLFFAAEASQAISDCEMPVSNETRDILLAAVSEDSTVTQIFRAVSALSSLGLPLASQEVVAALVARIAKEDNVLAITTALQTATRLSQQAELGGILEEIEDLAARLDDLGGVYLQFEEGLEATALFVTAAYTLSDHADTEPPLKEDQVIQLVNSVFSKKSWDSRSEAFSVACAAAALSSNRFHVPVIVSTQGPATVSHSQPILHLLVTDILSNPLASANLLVESAQAVASKSVVLSQAPFSLRNGIFELNFMASQPSSGYYQFTVAVTGDSRLVANQVELKVKVSTEVAITNMDLSVVDKDQSIGTKTSRVDYPFKAKGSFTADSHQNFAMNFQLVDANTGVELTPHQTFVRFHNQKTGQEVVFVAEPDSKNLYKFELDTAERKSEFDSMSGTYVLHLIVGDATLENPILWNVADVVLKFLDEEAPAAIQSKTLYMPKPDIQHLFREPEKKPPTVVSNTFTALVLSPFLLLLILWFKLGANISNFSLSPSSVLFHVGHACMLGLMYVYWTHLNMFQTLKYLAIIGSLTFLAGNRMLAQKAVKRIAAEQSSRLAKYRSLR; via the exons ATGtggaagctaacgttagcag GTGTGTTCTGCTTGGTCCTCCTCACCGTGGCTCTCGGGGCCCAGGCTCTGACCCCATCCCATCACCTCTCCCTGTCAGACGTGGAGAGACTTAAAGGCCTCCTGAGCCAACCCTTCACAGACCTGGCATCAGCATACTACTCCATCGTTGGTTTGAACAAGCTTGGAGCCTCAGTTGCTGATGAAAAT GATGCCTGTCAGTTTCTGAAGGCCCAATTGGACCCCATGAGTGTCGACTCCCTCTTCTTCGCTGCTGAGGCCAGTCAGGCCATCTCAGACTGTGAG ATGCCAGTATCCAACGAGACCCGTGACATCCTTCTGGCAGCAGTCAGCGaggactctacagtaacacagaTCTTCAGAGCTGTCAGCGCCCTCAGTTCCCTGGGGCTTCCTCTGGCTTCACAGGAAGTCGTCGCTGCCCTCGTCGCCCGTATTGCCAAGGAGGACAACGTCTTGGC GATCACTACTGCACTCCAGACTGCCACCCGTCTCTCCCAGCAGGCTGAGCTTGGAGGAATCCTGGAGGAGATTGAG GATCTGGCAGCACGATTGGATGACTTGGGTGGAGTGTACCTCCAGTTTGAGGAGGGACTTGAGGCGACCGCCCTCTTTGTGACAGCAGCCTACACACTGTCAGACCATGCGGACACGGAGCCTCCTCTGAAAGAG GACCAGGTGATCCAGCTGGTGAACTCTGTGTTCAGTAAGAAGTCCTGGGATTCCCGGTCTGAGGCGTTCAGTGTAGCCTGTGCTGCTGCAGCTCTCTCCAGCAACCGCTTCCACGTGCCAGTCATCGTCAGTACCCAGGGGCCTGCAACAGTCTCCCACAGCCAGCCAATCCTGCAT CTTCTGGTGACAGACATCCTGTCCAATCCTCTTGCCTCAGCCAATCTGCTGGTGGAATCTGCACAAGCTGTTGCCTCTAAGAGTGTTGTACTCAGCCAGGCACCTTTCTCCCTCAGAAA TGGCATTTTTGAACTTAACTTCATGGCTAGCCAGCCATCCAGTGGATATTACCAGTTTACTGTGGCTGTCACCGGGGACAGCCGATTGGTTGCCAATCAGGTTGAG CTGAAAGTGAAGGTGTCCACTGAGGTAGCCATCACTAATATGGACCTGTCTGTAGTGGATAAGGACCAGAGCATCGGCACCAAGACATCCAG GGTGGACTATCCCTTCAAGGCCAAGGGCTCCTTTACTGCAGACAGCCATCAGAACTTTGCCATGAATTTCCAATTAGTGGATGCCAACACTGGAGTAGAGCTCACTCCCCACCAG ACCTTTGTGAGGTTTCACAATCAGAAAACTGGCCAGGAGGTTGTGTTTGTTGCTGAGCCGGACAGTAAGAACCTTTATAAGTTTGAGCTGGACACAGCAGAGAGGAAGTCTGAGTTTGACTCCATGTCTGGGACCTATGTCCTCCACCTCATCGTGGGAGATGCCACCTTGGAGAACCCCATTCTGTGGAACGTGGCTGATGTTGTCCTGAAGTTCCTTGATGAGGAGGCCCCAGCAGCCATCCAGTCCAAGACCCTTTACATGCCCAAACCAGATATTCAG CACTTGTTCCGGGAGCCTGAGAAGAAGCCACCCACGGTGGTGTCTAACACCTTCACAGCCCTCGTCCTCTCTCCGTTCCTCCTGCTGCTTATTCTG tGGTTCAAACTCGGTGCCAACATCTCAAACTTCAGCCTCTCCCCCAGCTCTGTGCTCTTCCATGTGGGCCACGCAT GCATGCTGGGTCTGATGTACGTCTACTGGACTCACCTCAACATGTTCCAGACCCTCAAGTACCTGGCTATCATTGGCAGTCTTACCTTCCTGGCTGGAAACCGCATGTTGGCCCAGAAAGCAGTGAAGAG GATTGCTGCAGAGCAAAGTAGTAGGTTGGCAAAGTATAGGAGCCTGCGGTAA
- the LOC118388328 gene encoding dolichyl-diphosphooligosaccharide--protein glycosyltransferase subunit 2-like isoform X4, whose translation MSVDSLFFAAEASQAISDCEMPVSNETRDILLAAVSEDSTVTQIFRAVSALSSLGLPLASQEVVAALVARIAKEDNVLAITTALQTATRLSQQAELGGILEEIEDLAARLDDLGGVYLQFEEGLEATALFVTAAYTLSDHADTEPPLKEDQVIQLVNSVFSKKSWDSRSEAFSVACAAAALSSNRFHVPVIVSTQGPATVSHSQPILHLLVTDILSNPLASANLLVESAQAVASKSVVLSQAPFSLRNGIFELNFMASQPSSGYYQFTVAVTGDSRLVANQVELKVKVSTEVAITNMDLSVVDKDQSIGTKTSRVDYPFKAKGSFTADSHQNFAMNFQLVDANTGVELTPHQTFVRFHNQKTGQEVVFVAEPDSKNLYKFELDTAERKSEFDSMSGTYVLHLIVGDATLENPILWNVADVVLKFLDEEAPAAIQSKTLYMPKPDIQHLFREPEKKPPTVVSNTFTALVLSPFLLLLILWFKLGANISNFSLSPSSVLFHVGHACMLGLMYVYWTHLNMFQTLKYLAIIGSLTFLAGNRMLAQKAVKRIAAEQSSRLAKYRSLR comes from the exons ATGAGTGTCGACTCCCTCTTCTTCGCTGCTGAGGCCAGTCAGGCCATCTCAGACTGTGAG ATGCCAGTATCCAACGAGACCCGTGACATCCTTCTGGCAGCAGTCAGCGaggactctacagtaacacagaTCTTCAGAGCTGTCAGCGCCCTCAGTTCCCTGGGGCTTCCTCTGGCTTCACAGGAAGTCGTCGCTGCCCTCGTCGCCCGTATTGCCAAGGAGGACAACGTCTTGGC GATCACTACTGCACTCCAGACTGCCACCCGTCTCTCCCAGCAGGCTGAGCTTGGAGGAATCCTGGAGGAGATTGAG GATCTGGCAGCACGATTGGATGACTTGGGTGGAGTGTACCTCCAGTTTGAGGAGGGACTTGAGGCGACCGCCCTCTTTGTGACAGCAGCCTACACACTGTCAGACCATGCGGACACGGAGCCTCCTCTGAAAGAG GACCAGGTGATCCAGCTGGTGAACTCTGTGTTCAGTAAGAAGTCCTGGGATTCCCGGTCTGAGGCGTTCAGTGTAGCCTGTGCTGCTGCAGCTCTCTCCAGCAACCGCTTCCACGTGCCAGTCATCGTCAGTACCCAGGGGCCTGCAACAGTCTCCCACAGCCAGCCAATCCTGCAT CTTCTGGTGACAGACATCCTGTCCAATCCTCTTGCCTCAGCCAATCTGCTGGTGGAATCTGCACAAGCTGTTGCCTCTAAGAGTGTTGTACTCAGCCAGGCACCTTTCTCCCTCAGAAA TGGCATTTTTGAACTTAACTTCATGGCTAGCCAGCCATCCAGTGGATATTACCAGTTTACTGTGGCTGTCACCGGGGACAGCCGATTGGTTGCCAATCAGGTTGAG CTGAAAGTGAAGGTGTCCACTGAGGTAGCCATCACTAATATGGACCTGTCTGTAGTGGATAAGGACCAGAGCATCGGCACCAAGACATCCAG GGTGGACTATCCCTTCAAGGCCAAGGGCTCCTTTACTGCAGACAGCCATCAGAACTTTGCCATGAATTTCCAATTAGTGGATGCCAACACTGGAGTAGAGCTCACTCCCCACCAG ACCTTTGTGAGGTTTCACAATCAGAAAACTGGCCAGGAGGTTGTGTTTGTTGCTGAGCCGGACAGTAAGAACCTTTATAAGTTTGAGCTGGACACAGCAGAGAGGAAGTCTGAGTTTGACTCCATGTCTGGGACCTATGTCCTCCACCTCATCGTGGGAGATGCCACCTTGGAGAACCCCATTCTGTGGAACGTGGCTGATGTTGTCCTGAAGTTCCTTGATGAGGAGGCCCCAGCAGCCATCCAGTCCAAGACCCTTTACATGCCCAAACCAGATATTCAG CACTTGTTCCGGGAGCCTGAGAAGAAGCCACCCACGGTGGTGTCTAACACCTTCACAGCCCTCGTCCTCTCTCCGTTCCTCCTGCTGCTTATTCTG tGGTTCAAACTCGGTGCCAACATCTCAAACTTCAGCCTCTCCCCCAGCTCTGTGCTCTTCCATGTGGGCCACGCAT GCATGCTGGGTCTGATGTACGTCTACTGGACTCACCTCAACATGTTCCAGACCCTCAAGTACCTGGCTATCATTGGCAGTCTTACCTTCCTGGCTGGAAACCGCATGTTGGCCCAGAAAGCAGTGAAGAG GATTGCTGCAGAGCAAAGTAGTAGGTTGGCAAAGTATAGGAGCCTGCGGTAA